The Pristiophorus japonicus isolate sPriJap1 chromosome 26, sPriJap1.hap1, whole genome shotgun sequence DNA segment AGTGCCAGCTCACACACCCTCTTGCTTGTTTCTCACTGTTGACACAAGTACATTTGCTGTTTAAATAGCGAGTGCTGATGACATCTTGGTGACTTGACTGGGAGCTgtctttctttggaatagaggaggctgaggggagacctggttgaggtgtctaaaattatgaggggtctagatagagtgaattagaaggacctatttcccttagcacagaggTCAAaagcagagggcatagatttaaagtagaaggtttagaggggagttgaggagaacgttttatcactgagggtggtgagggtctggaactcactgactgaaaaggtggtagaggcagaaacccttagcacttttaaaaagtacttggatgtgcacttgaagtgccgtaacctacagggctacggaccgggagctggaaagtgggattaggctgggtagctcttttgtaggccagcgcggacacgatgggccgaatggcctccttctgtgtcgtaaatttctgtgattctatgtcacTATGCTCAACAGAACAGAATGTTGACATTAATGATAGTTTCATCAAGCAAAAAGGATCAGATGGGAACAACCATTATTTAATATCACACAAAAATCATCAAATTATTATTGCTCAGCTAACAAGGATAAGCACTAAATGTGAAATAAAACAACACATCCCGCCGaaggcaacaacttgtatttatatagcgtcccaaagcgcttcacaggagtattatgagctaaaaaatttgacaccaagcatcataaggagaaactagggcaggtgaccaaaagcttggtcaaagaggtcggttttaaggagcgtcttgaaggaggagagaggggtagagaggtttagggagggagttccagagcttggggcccaggcaacagaaggcacggccactgatggttgagcgattataatcagggatgctcaggagggcagaattagaggagcgcagacatctcgagggggttgtggggctggaggagattacagagatagggagggacgagggtcACGAAAGGATTGGAAAATAAGGAAGACATCAACTTAGTCTATGCTCGATGCGGCCATCACCCAACATACGGGGAAGTTAGCGGGCACACAGGGGTCGGACAACCGCTCGAGTGGAAGATAAACATTAGTGCCGTGTCGTAACTTCCGTCACAGCCACATGCTTTCCAGCAAGACAGTGATCTGGAGTGGGCCCTCAGGCTGATTGCTCCCTTTCTtagacctgggggggggggagggggggcatcggGGACAACTGCAGCCGTGCCGTCTTCAGGCGAGCGATTCGGCACAGGACGACAGATACCAAATGAGGCGCGCACGTTTCTAGCGGGAAATGTGTATGGCAGCCCTTTTTAAACGCATTAACCCACGAAGAGACAATAAAGCTCGACGGTAGAAAGAAACAGGAAAACAAACACATTTGCGGACTTTACCGTGTCTCCAGGGGTCTTTCGGCTCCACAGCACCGGAGACGATGGTCTCGTCCGAGGGAAAGGTCACCCTCTTGGCGCCGTGTCTCGTCCGGCCGTCCGGCGAGGGCGACAGCGAGCTGAAATCCTCAGCCTGCTCCGGAGCGGAGGGAGACAATGCAAGGGGGTGGCTGACGTCCACTCCGAGCGGGGAGAGCATATCCAAACGTATCCGAGGGGGGGCGGAATGCTCCGAGCCATCGGCGGGCGGCGAAGTCGGCATCTGCAGCCTCTCGGTGCTTGCTGCTGTGTGCAACGGCCCCCCGGGGTCAGATTCCGTTCCCCTGTGCTCTTTATCCGACTGGAGATCTGCAGCACTCTCCCTGTCCAAAACCTTTTTAGAATTGGTCTTATCCGCGTCTACATCTCGCTCCTCGGCGGCCTGTCCAGATGTGTTCTTATTCTCCTTCTGCACCACAGTCCATTGCAGGGTCTGGCAGTCTCCCTGGCTGCCTGTCTCTTGGCTGCCTTCCTCTCTGCTTGCATATTCCTCGTTCTGCAATGCTTCAATTTTCACTTCCTGCAGTCTCGCCTCTGTTGACACACATTGTGTGAATTTGTCTCTCGTTTGCACAGCCGACATTTTTGGCCTTCTCCCCTTTTCTTTCAGTGTCTCCGTTTCGAGGCAGTTCTCCTCCATCGGGCTTTCCTTTGCAGCACAATTTACCCCGGGCACTTGGAGCTCGGGGCTTatttcctcctctttccccctttccGGAGATTCCTCTGCCGGCACATCCTCGTCTCCGTTTTTTCCGGTTCCTTGTTGCGTTTCTCCCCTCGCTACACTCTCGAGTTTTTCTGCCATGTGCTCACCACCCTCGGGTGCCAGCTCCTTTGCTCCCACCTCGGCGCCGCTTTCTCTCTCGACTCCCGGCACAAATGCTCCGTCCTGCATCAGCTCTCCCTCTGGGCCGTCTTTTGCCTCCTCATTTTCCAACAGGCAATCGCCCGTTCCCCCTCTCGACCGCTTCCCATTTTGCACTTGAGCAATCTCTTCCTCTGTTTCGAATGTGCCACCTGGCTGGTTATTAATCGTTATCCCATTCTGGGTCTCGTCTATCTCCATTTCTCTCCGGCACGGATGGTCTCTGCTTCCTGGACTGCACTCTTTGTCCTCTCCCGGGGCATTATTACCCTGACTGTGGCAGTGGCCCACTCCCAGGTTAGCATTATTTTCTATCTGGTGGGATCGGCCTCCCCTTCGAGGAGCATTACCGACCTCCATCTCTCCCCGGTGGTGGAGCTCGGCTTCTCCCAGACCATTATTACCCCGAGAGTGACAGTTGCCCACTTCCAGATTAAGATGATTCTCTTGCGGATGGGATTGGCCTTCCCGTAGAGGGGTATTACTGACCTCCAACTCTCCTGGCGTATTATTATTCTGACTATGACAGTTGCCCACTCCCAGGTGAGCATTATTGTCTTGCTGGTGGGATTGAGTGCTATTTCTGACCCCCATCTCTCCCTCATCCGCCTCTCCTGGACTATTATGACCCTGACCAAGACAGTTGGTAACTGCCAGTTTAGCATGATTCTCCTGCAGGTGGGTCTGACCTCccctcagaggggcattactgacctCCTTCCCTCCTCGACTATTACCACCCTGACTAAGACAGTTGCCCACTCCCAGATTAGTATGATTCACTTGCGGCTCTCCTGGGGCAGGACTACCCCAAGCGTGACAGTTGTCAACTCCCAGGTTAGCATTATTCTCCTGCTGGTGGGACTGGGGTATATTACTAACCCCCCTCTCGACCTGATCAGCCTTGCTTGGACTATTACTACCCTGACTAAGACAATTGCCGACTCCCAGATTCGCATTATTCTCTATGAGATGGGACTGGGCTCGCCTCAGAGGGGCATCACCGACCTCCGACCACCCACGACTATTTTCACCCTGACTGAGACAGCTGTCGACTCTTAGACTAGCATTATTCGCTATCTGCTGGGGGTGACCTCCCCTTAGAGGGCCATTAtcaacccccctctctccctgaTCAGCCTCTCCTGGACTACCCTGACTGAGACAATTGCCCACTCCCAGATTAGCATTATTCTCGGTGTGGTGGGACTGGGGACTATGACCGACCTCCCTCTCGCCTCTCAGAGGGACATCAGCGACCGACCTCCCCCCAGAACTATTCTCACCCTGACTAAGGCAATTGCCCACTGCCAGATTAGTATTATCCTCTATCTGGGGGGACTGGGGAATATCACTAACACCACTCTCTCCCTCTGTTGGACTATTACTACCCTGACTGAGACAATTGCCCACTCCCAGATTAGCATTACTCTCGGTGCGGTGGGACTGGGGAATATCACTAACACCACTCTCTCCCTCTGTTGGACTATTACTACCCTGACTGAGACAATTACCCACTCCCAGATTAGTATTATTCTCCATGAGTTGGGACTGGGCTCCCCTCAGAGGGGCATCACTGACCTCCATCCCCCTGGAACTATTCTCACCCTGACTGAGACAGTTACCCAAGCCTAGATTAGCATTACTCTCGGTGCGGTGGGACTGGGGAATACGACCGACCTCCCTCTCGCCTCTCAGAGGGACATCAGCGACCGACCTCCCCCCAGAACTATTCTCACCCTGACTGAGGCAATTGCCCACTCCCAGATTAGTATTATCCTCTATCTGGGGGGACTGGGGAATATCGctaaccccactctctccctctgttgGACTATTACTACCCTGACTGAGGCAATTGCCCACTCCCAGATTAGTATTATCCTCTATCTGGGGGGACTGGGGAATATCGctaaccccactctctccctctgttgGACTATTACTACCCTGACTGAGGCAATTGCCCACTCCCAGATTAGCATTATTCTCGGTGTGGTGGGACTGGGGAATATCGctaaccccactctctccctctgttgGACTATTACTACTCTGACTGAGGCAATTGCCCACTCCCAGATTAGCATTACTCTCGGTGCGGTGGGACTGGGGAATATCGctaaccccactctctccctctgttgGACTATTACTACTCTGACTGAGGCAATTGCCCACTCCCAGATTAGCATTATTCTCGGTGTGGTGGGACTGGGCTCCCCTCAGAGGGGCATCACTGACCTCCATCCCCCTGGAACTATTCTCACCCTGACTGAGACAGTTACCCAAGCCTAGATTAGCATTACTCTCGGTGCGCTGGGACTGGGGAATATTACcgagctccctctctcccctcagaggGGCACCGCCGACCTCCACGCCCCCGGGGCTATCACCGGCCCCCTGGCCCAGGCAGTTGCCAACCGCTGGGTGAAGCGTGTCCCCGGGCTGTCGGGCCCCGGTGCCGGTGCCGGTGCCGCCGGGCCGCGGGTGCCGGTGGCGGGAGCCGGAGGCGGGCCCTGGGCCGAGCGGGTCCCCGGGCCGCGGGCCCTCGCtcacctccatctccccctcccccgggctcggtctctctctctctctctctgggtgtgtgggtgtgtgtgtgtggctcaggccgccccttcctctccctctcccgccgccGCCGCCATCGCTCGATACCCGCGACTAATCGATCCGATTGTCGTCCAGCCGCCCCGCCGAGAGAGTCTGCGCCGTCCGCCCTCCCCGGCCGCACATTCGCCAGCCCCCGCCAGCCAATCAGAACGCTTCCACGAACGAAACACAAATTAAAACGCC contains these protein-coding regions:
- the LOC139239145 gene encoding uncharacterized protein is translated as MEVSEGPRPGDPLGPGPASGSRHRHPRPGGTGTGTGARQPGDTLHPAVGNCLGQGAGDSPGGVEVGGAPLRGERELGNIPQSQRTESNANLGLGNCLSQGENSSRGMEVSDAPLRGAQSHHTENNANLGVGNCLSQSSNSPTEGESGVSDIPQSHRTESNANLGVGNCLSQSSNSPTEGESGVSDIPQSHHTENNANLGVGNCLSQGSNSPTEGESGVSDIPQSPQIEDNTNLGVGNCLSQGSNSPTEGESGVSDIPQSPQIEDNTNLGVGNCLSQGENSSGGRSVADVPLRGEREVGRIPQSHRTESNANLGLGNCLSQGENSSRGMEVSDAPLRGAQSQLMENNTNLGVGNCLSQGSNSPTEGESGVSDIPQSHRTESNANLGVGNCLSQGSNSPTEGESGVSDIPQSPQIEDNTNLAVGNCLSQGENSSGGRSVADVPLRGEREVGHSPQSHHTENNANLGVGNCLSQGSPGEADQGERGVDNGPLRGGHPQQIANNASLRVDSCLSQGENSRGWSEVGDAPLRRAQSHLIENNANLGVGNCLSQGSNSPSKADQVERGVSNIPQSHQQENNANLGVDNCHAWGSPAPGEPQVNHTNLGVGNCLSQGGNSRGGKEVSNAPLRGGQTHLQENHAKLAVTNCLGQGHNSPGEADEGEMGVRNSTQSHQQDNNAHLGVGNCHSQNNNTPGELEVSNTPLREGQSHPQENHLNLEVGNCHSRGNNGLGEAELHHRGEMEVGNAPRRGGRSHQIENNANLGVGHCHSQGNNAPGEDKECSPGSRDHPCRREMEIDETQNGITINNQPGGTFETEEEIAQVQNGKRSRGGTGDCLLENEEAKDGPEGELMQDGAFVPGVERESGAEVGAKELAPEGGEHMAEKLESVARGETQQGTGKNGDEDVPAEESPERGKEEEISPELQVPGVNCAAKESPMEENCLETETLKEKGRRPKMSAVQTRDKFTQCVSTEARLQEVKIEALQNEEYASREEGSQETGSQGDCQTLQWTVVQKENKNTSGQAAEERDVDADKTNSKKVLDRESAADLQSDKEHRGTESDPGGPLHTAASTERLQMPTSPPADGSEHSAPPRIRLDMLSPLGVDVSHPLALSPSAPEQAEDFSSLSPSPDGRTRHGAKRVTFPSDETIVSGAVEPKDPWRHAQNVTVEEIIAAYKMACQKLNCKPINKLLKQIQEFKELSQRLDCLDLKGEKLDYKASEALEEVFKRVQFKLVDLEATNLDEDGASALFDMIEYYESATQLNISFNKHIGTRGWQAAAHMMRKTSCLQYLDARNTPLLDHSAPFVARALRISSSLVVLHLENASLSGRPLMLLATALKMNMTLRELFLADNKLNGLQDSAQLGNLLKFNCTIQLMDLRNNHILDSGLAYISDGLKEQRQGLVTLVLWNNQLTHNGMTYMAAALPYTLSLETLNLGHNAVGNEGVHKLKDGLIANRSVLRLGLASTKLTCEGAVAVAEFIADSPRLLRLDLRENEIKTGGLMALSLALKVNHSLLRLDLDREPKKETVKSFIETQKALLTEIQNGCKRNFILAKEKEEKDQKMQQSASMPEITVTLCENTEQPQSSQVGPKTKEMSEGSGNGAAPDSLLSVTEATEELCSAGESGVTPGSVECNAQPAAQAEVVRRAPRPSAVGTADSEKPQLQQQNPAETPSGKESVTDSDAGDVSSPATVGEQRSPTATELQPAGSESPVFVSLPIEIPSRSNERLVSSPGRGHKIFVVTRVESPPEVPNSQDTQWLKEALKSRKNRMSAQEAASSSEPLPCSASDTQTAVTVPASASVGSLQSGSPSDPDRWADNTGHDFETVCAKDCDHVVRGTALPNGLKAELVHRLPESTLLTAGRDGRAVSCSIEHEFTSPKTEKELEELLLEASQETCRETS